A region of Ochotona princeps isolate mOchPri1 chromosome 2, mOchPri1.hap1, whole genome shotgun sequence DNA encodes the following proteins:
- the SELL gene encoding L-selectin isoform X2 translates to MIFPWKCQNPQRALWNIFKLWVWVALFCDFLKYHGISCWTYHYSEKPMNWERARKFCQENYTDLVAIQNKGEIEYLENMLPFSRSYYWIGIRKIGNVWTWVGTNKSLTEAAENWGDGEPNNRKSKEDCVEIYIKRLKDSGKWNDDSCQKRKAALCYTASCQPESCSGHGECVEVINNYTCSCDEGYYGPQCQFVIQCEPLETPMLGTMACTHPLGNFSFYSQCDFNCSEGTKLIGVKETTCGPFGNWSSLEPACQVIQCEPLSAPDFGTMECHHPLAVFGFTSTCTFDCSEGSDLIGNNQTVCGSSGLWDSPSPKCQKVDRSFSMIKEGSYNPLFIPVAVVVTAFCGLAFIIWLARRLRKESTEDDAREP, encoded by the exons ATTTTCTGAAATATCATGGAATCAGCTGTTGGACTTATCATTATTCTGAAAAACCCATGAACTGGGAAAGGGCTCGAAAGTTCTGCCAAGAAAATTACACGGATTTAGTCGCCATACAAAACAAGGGGGAAATTGAGTATTTGGAAAACATGCTGCCCTTTAGTCGCTCTTACTACTGGATAGGAATCCGGAAGATAGGAAACGTGTGGACATGGGTGGGAACCAACAAGTCTCTCACTGAAGCAGCGGAGAACTGGGGAGATGGGGAACCCAACAACAGGAAGTCCAAGGAAGACTGTGTGGAGATCTACATCAAGAGGCTCAAAGACTCGGGGAAATGGAATGATGACTCCTGTCAAAAACGGAAGGCAGCCCTTTGCTACACAG CTTCCTGCCAGCCTGAATCATGTAGCGGCCATGGAGAATGTGTGGAAGTCATCAATAACTACACTTGTAGCTGTGATGAGGGGTACTATGGGCCCCAGTGCCAGTTTG TGATTCAGTGTGAGCCTTTGGAGACCCCAATGCTGGGTACCATGGCCTGCACTCACCCTTTGGGGAATTTCAGCTTCTACTCTCAGTGTGACTTCAACTGCTCTGAGGGAACAAAGTTAATTGGGGTCAAAGAGACCACTTGTGGACCGTTTGGAAACTGGTCATCTCTAGAACCAGCCTGCCAAG TGATTCAGTGTGAGCCGCTCTCAGCACCTGATTTTGGGACCATGGAATGTCATCATCCTCTGGCTGTCTTTGGATTTACTTCTACATGCACCTTCGACTGCTCAGAAGGATCTGACTTAATTGGGAATAACCAAACTGTGTGTGGATCATCTGGACTCTGGGATAGTCCTAGCCCAAAATGTCAAA AGGTGGACAGAAGTTTCTCCATGATCAAGGAGGGCAGTTATAACCCCCTCTTCATTCCTGTGGCAGTCGTGGTTACTGCATTCTGTGGGCTGGCATTTATCATTTGGCTGGCAAGGCGACTCAGAAAAG AGAGCACTGAGGATGATGCAAGGGAACCCTAA